The following proteins come from a genomic window of Mycolicibacterium rufum:
- a CDS encoding MCE family protein — translation MTRATGTLIKFGIFAVVMVLLTAFLFMAFSQYRSGSTSSYTAVFGDASRLKTGDSVRVAGVRVGTVDGVELQDDKNVLVTFDADRTVVLTTGTKAAVRYLNLTGDRYLELLDGPGSTRVLPAGGQIPKERTAGALDLDLLLGGLRPVVQGLNPQDVNALTSALVQIFQGQGNTLDSLLSKTSSFSSTLADNSAVVQQLIDNLRTVVDTIGKDGDKFSDAIDRLEQLVSGLAQDRDPIGTAITALDNGTASISDLLTQARPPLAGTVDQLNRLAPLLDDHQVVLDRALQRAPETYRKLARLGSYGSWIMYYICGLSIRVTDLQGRTAVFPMIKQEGGRCAEP, via the coding sequence ATGACCCGCGCCACCGGCACGTTGATCAAATTCGGGATCTTCGCGGTGGTGATGGTCCTGCTCACCGCGTTCCTGTTCATGGCGTTCAGCCAGTACCGCAGCGGCTCGACGTCCAGCTACACCGCGGTGTTCGGGGACGCCTCGCGGCTGAAGACGGGCGACTCCGTGCGCGTCGCCGGGGTGCGGGTGGGCACCGTCGACGGCGTCGAGTTGCAGGACGACAAGAACGTCCTGGTGACCTTCGACGCCGACCGCACCGTCGTGCTGACCACCGGCACCAAGGCCGCGGTGCGCTATCTCAACCTGACCGGCGATCGTTATCTCGAGCTCCTCGACGGACCCGGCTCCACGCGGGTGCTCCCCGCGGGCGGACAGATCCCGAAGGAACGGACCGCCGGCGCCCTGGATCTCGACCTGCTGCTCGGGGGGTTGCGGCCGGTGGTGCAGGGTCTCAACCCCCAGGACGTGAACGCGCTGACCTCAGCGCTCGTGCAGATCTTCCAGGGGCAGGGCAACACCCTGGATTCGCTGCTGAGCAAGACGTCCTCGTTCTCCAGCACGCTGGCCGACAACAGCGCCGTGGTGCAGCAATTGATCGACAACCTGCGCACCGTCGTCGACACCATCGGCAAGGACGGCGATAAGTTCTCCGACGCGATCGACCGGCTCGAGCAACTGGTGAGCGGCCTGGCGCAGGATCGGGACCCGATCGGCACCGCCATCACCGCGCTGGACAACGGAACCGCCTCGATCTCCGACCTTCTCACCCAGGCCCGGCCACCGCTGGCGGGCACGGTCGACCAACTCAACCGGCTGGCGCCGCTGCTCGACGACCACCAGGTCGTCCTCGACCGGGCGCTGCAGCGCGCGCCGGAGACCTACCGGAAACTCGCCCGGCTGGGTTCCTACGGCAGCTGGATCATGTACTACATCTGCGGCCTGTCGATCCGCGTCACCGATCTGCAGGGCCGAACCGCGGTCTTCCCCATGATCAAACAAGAAGGCGGAAGGTGCGCTGAGCCCTGA
- a CDS encoding MCE family protein, whose product MRKYRESNLIKAGFIGVTLIILVIAVGLQPERLIQWATSIRHQALFTEAGGITVGNDVTLSGIKVGTVTDVALDNGDALVTFTIDGKYPLGSLTTAHIRTGSLLGERVITLESDGSGTLGSHDVIPTSRTSSPYSLTDAVGDLTTNTAGTDTASLNQSLDTLSSTIDQIAPQLGPTFDGLSRLSQSINDRNENLAALLKSAGDVTEVLSQRSQQVNTLLLNANDLLGVLNDRRQAIVDLLANTSAVAQQLSGLVADNEAELAPTLQRLNSVMAMLERNRENIANTLPSLKKFILAQGETLANGPYYNAYVPNLQPAQLLQPFIDYAFGFRRGTNAGQPPDTSGPRAELPLPYNGIPGGTR is encoded by the coding sequence ATGCGCAAATACCGGGAATCGAATCTCATCAAGGCGGGATTCATCGGCGTGACGCTGATCATCCTCGTCATCGCGGTCGGCCTGCAGCCCGAACGCCTGATCCAGTGGGCGACGTCCATCCGGCATCAGGCCCTGTTCACCGAGGCCGGCGGCATCACCGTCGGCAACGACGTGACGCTGTCGGGGATCAAGGTGGGCACCGTCACCGACGTCGCGCTCGACAACGGTGACGCGCTGGTCACGTTCACCATCGACGGCAAGTACCCCTTGGGGTCGTTGACCACCGCGCACATCCGGACCGGCTCCCTGCTGGGAGAGCGGGTGATCACCCTCGAGTCCGACGGCAGCGGCACGCTGGGTTCCCATGACGTCATCCCGACATCGCGCACCTCGTCTCCGTATTCGCTCACTGATGCCGTCGGCGACCTGACCACCAACACGGCGGGTACCGACACCGCGTCGCTGAACCAGTCGCTCGACACGCTGTCCTCGACGATCGATCAGATCGCTCCGCAACTCGGTCCGACATTCGACGGCCTGAGCCGGCTGTCCCAGTCGATCAACGACCGCAACGAGAACCTGGCCGCGCTGCTCAAGAGCGCCGGCGATGTCACCGAGGTGCTCTCGCAGCGCAGCCAGCAGGTGAACACCCTGCTGCTCAACGCCAATGACCTGCTCGGTGTGCTCAACGACCGGCGGCAGGCGATCGTGGACCTGCTCGCCAACACCTCGGCCGTCGCGCAGCAGCTCAGCGGTCTGGTCGCCGACAACGAGGCCGAACTGGCGCCGACACTGCAGCGGCTGAACTCGGTGATGGCGATGCTGGAACGCAACCGGGAGAACATCGCCAACACCCTGCCGAGTCTGAAGAAATTCATCCTGGCCCAGGGCGAGACGCTCGCCAACGGCCCGTACTACAACGCCTACGTTCCGAACCTGCAGCCCGCGCAGCTGTTGCAGCCGTTCATCGACTACGCGTTCGGGTTCCGGCGCGGCACCAATGCCGGTCAGCCACCGGACACGTCGGGGCCGCGTGCGGAACTCCCGCTGCCGTACAACGGAATTCCGGGAGGTACCCGCTGA